A region of Spongiibacter tropicus DSM 19543 DNA encodes the following proteins:
- a CDS encoding TetR/AcrR family transcriptional regulator, which translates to MATQTSSSYHHGNLRQELMELAEKHLVDNGVSDLSLRALAREIGVSQTAPYRHFRDKNALLAALATEGFKRFFEMSKPSQDEPRADKSLLYFGLAYVKFAREHTELFHLMFGPALQPRNQYPELFAAGREAIYKVRAGVERGLNNGELRALDNVASIAHTVWAAVHGVTTLMLDHADTYGYHRDLHLQAEKSMRMMIAGLCTDPSFIANLPSEATPYPPEQ; encoded by the coding sequence ATGGCTACACAAACCTCATCGAGTTATCACCACGGCAACCTTCGTCAAGAACTGATGGAGCTGGCGGAAAAGCACCTGGTGGATAATGGCGTCAGCGATTTAAGTTTGCGCGCACTGGCACGAGAAATTGGCGTGTCGCAAACGGCACCTTATCGCCACTTTCGCGACAAAAACGCCCTGCTCGCCGCGCTCGCCACCGAGGGGTTTAAACGCTTCTTCGAAATGAGCAAGCCCAGTCAAGATGAGCCCCGTGCCGACAAAAGCCTTCTCTACTTCGGCCTGGCCTATGTCAAATTCGCCCGCGAGCACACCGAGCTGTTCCACCTGATGTTCGGACCTGCGCTCCAGCCGCGTAACCAGTACCCCGAGCTGTTTGCCGCAGGACGGGAGGCGATCTACAAAGTCAGAGCGGGCGTTGAACGCGGCCTCAATAATGGCGAACTGCGAGCATTAGACAATGTCGCGTCGATTGCCCATACGGTGTGGGCTGCCGTTCACGGTGTTACCACCTTGATGCTCGACCACGCGGACACCTACGGCTATCACCGCGACCTGCACCTGCAGGCGGAAAAGTCGATGCGCATGATGATAGCCGGACTGTGTACCGATCCAAGCTTCATCGCGAATCTCCCCAGCGAAGCAACACCCTACCCGCCCGAGCAGTGA
- a CDS encoding SDR family oxidoreductase yields MDLQLRDRVYLVAAGSRGLGYAIGRQLALAGARVVLGSRNIEDVEAAARRLCEECGSVVSGASLDMSDAQSIQRWVAEAEERFGRIDGVLVNAGGPPPGGFDDFDDAAWQAAFELTLMSAVRLVREALPALRRSDAASILMLTSSSVKEPIDILLLSNVMRSGVSSLAKSLSRSLAAEGIRVNNLIPGQIYTDRIKALDAKLAETNGVDVSEQRASNESLIPLGRYGDPEEFGKAGAFLLSPAASYITGASLVVDGGTMKSLF; encoded by the coding sequence ATGGATTTACAGCTAAGAGACAGAGTTTATCTGGTCGCGGCCGGAAGCCGGGGCTTGGGTTATGCCATCGGACGACAGCTGGCTCTGGCGGGAGCGCGCGTCGTGCTCGGCAGCCGCAATATTGAGGATGTTGAGGCGGCGGCCCGGCGCCTGTGTGAAGAGTGTGGCAGTGTGGTAAGTGGGGCCTCGCTGGATATGAGCGATGCACAGAGTATCCAGCGTTGGGTGGCAGAGGCCGAGGAGCGCTTCGGACGAATTGACGGTGTACTGGTTAATGCTGGCGGTCCGCCGCCCGGCGGTTTCGATGATTTTGACGACGCGGCGTGGCAGGCTGCTTTTGAGCTGACCTTAATGAGTGCCGTGAGGCTGGTGCGAGAGGCCTTACCGGCATTGCGTCGCTCGGATGCGGCGTCGATCTTGATGTTGACGTCCTCATCCGTGAAGGAACCCATCGATATATTGCTGCTATCCAATGTGATGCGATCCGGTGTGAGCAGCCTCGCCAAGAGCCTGAGCCGCTCGCTGGCCGCCGAGGGTATTCGTGTCAATAATCTGATACCGGGCCAGATCTATACCGATCGCATAAAGGCGCTGGACGCCAAACTGGCGGAGACAAATGGCGTAGATGTCAGCGAGCAGCGAGCCAGCAACGAATCGCTGATCCCGCTGGGGCGCTATGGAGACCCGGAGGAGTTTGGCAAAGCCGGTGCATTCCTGTTGTCGCCCGCTGCCAGCTATATTACCGGCGCATCGCTAGTTGTAGATGGCGGCACGATGAAATCCCTGTTCTAG